The Dermacentor silvarum isolate Dsil-2018 chromosome 7, BIME_Dsil_1.4, whole genome shotgun sequence genomic sequence GAAATGTGCAGCGCACACGCGCTGAAACATGGACAAGTAAAGCTCAAGCCCCGATTCTGGCGGCCGCGGAAACCCGCTGTTCATGGACGCTCTCCCTAAGCAACACTCATCGCTAGCGGTGGGTGTCGCATGAAGTGGATAAATGGGAAACGAAGCCGCGTCTGTGTGCCGCGGTGCCACTCAGTCGATTGCATCTGAAAAATGCTTAAAGCATGGACGAAATTAGGATAAATGGCCAATGCAAGGTCATACCAAACcccatttgagcgcatgatgaaACAATTCTCATGCATAAATTTATAGCTCGTGAAGAACACTGCTAATACTGCTAAGACGGACGCTAATCCCTGCGTACTGCGGTGACCGTAAAGCAATCGTCAATGTTGCGCAATAAATAAAGAACATCAAAATGACACAATCGAAATAACGTAATTGTTACAAGGGTGATGAAACAGTGCAATCGCAATAAGCAATCGCAATAAGCCAGGCAGTATCGATGGCTTTTTGTAGTACAATTTCTTCATTCGCGAGAGTCTTGTTTTTCTgcaacaaagcaacaaaaatgaTGAGCAAACATTTTACACACAGATATAAATCAAGAACAAATTAGAAAACGTTTTTTATCTTATTTGCTAAGGCAATTACCACCAGTTTTTCTGACTCGTTCATCTAGCTTCGCGAAGAATACCTCGGATCTATGCAGAGCACTAGTGTGTGTTCGAGGGTCCGATCTAGAGGCTCATCACTGAACGTGCCAGAGCCGCGGCTTCAAGCCAGAGCTCGGCCCAGGCCCGGCCGGGGCCCGCCAAAAATTGGTCTACCCGACCTGGCCCGCGCCAGTGCAGTGCACTATTCGTGACGCTGCGCCTGTCAACCGTAACACATCGCAATGGCTCGGTGACTATGGCGTTATTCTACTCAGCACAAGTCATGTTCATAATACCTGGCCGCAGTAACAACATCCTCACAGGCCCTGAATGGGAAATCGTCGTGTACCAGCTTTGGCTACTCGTTGAAGAAATCTAGGTGGTCATAATTTTGCAGGAAAGCTTTTAAGGAAACTTTCCCAGTGGTTATCGTGCGGTAGCGGCAAAGGCGACAGTTAGTCGGTATCAGATGTTAAAAAGCAGCCAACAACGTAGACTACGTCGGGGCCCCGATACCGGCGgagctattctggacattcccaTATTTCCGCCATGTTGTTGAACTTGCCACCTTTCCAGCTCTGGTTGGTCCAAAAGAATGCTACGACCTCTGCTGTTCGCTCAAATTGCCGCCATCACACAACAATTCCACAATATGGCAGAAGTTGACAATGTCGAGAACAGCACCTCTGGGCATCAGTGAGAATCTGCACCCGGAGACCGTCATCGGTATATATGTACACATCTGGAGAAGCATGCAGGAAATTCGTTGGACATATCGGATTGTACAGAACTTCTACGCTGAAACATAGCGAGGCATTTGAAAAGGCTGGGGTATAGTGAAGACATTGCACCGGATGTAGTGAAGCTTTTGCAAAGCATTGGGTATATTTCGGGCAGTGGCAAAACAGGCGCCTAGGACTTTCAAAGAGTGTAAGAACTTCCGTATACATATTCACGCTCTTAGCTGCATCAGTTGCTCGTAATGGCCAACATCTGCGAAGGTCATTGCTTTTCAGAGCCCTCCTTTGCGGCGTCTCTTATTGACTCTGTTTTATTTGGTATAATGCTAAACCACGCTAATTAGCAAATAAATAATATCGTGACTGTAACATAGACGACGGTTACTGGGCCTAACACCAAAATGACGACTCTTGATGACCGACCTGCCGCACGCAATCATGCAGCTACTTTTTGTCTTCTGATACGTGCTTAGCTCCTAGTCAGCTCTCGTTCTTGTCTGCATCATCGATTCTAAAGTTGGGTGCATTCTTACCGAAATGCAAGAAAGCGCGAGCAATTTATTTACAGGGACTGCTGAAAACTGTATCATTAAAGCAGCCTTAGATGGCCTACTGTAGTGAAGGCTGACTGATTTTGCGTGTGGAGTACCCGAAACCACACGCTTAATCTCGTTCTACTCATCTTCCAGCTATACGTAAAATGTTTTCCTAATATTTTGCACTTGACCAAATAGTACGGCGTTCCACATAACATCGCACAATACATAGATAGGGATGTCCAATATattcgatttttttttactttttaaacACAGAACAATAAATTTGTGGTACTAGGGTTGTTCAACGAAGGTTTGCCCTGACCCACTTCACTCTGGCGTCTAATGAAGAAATTTCGCATAGTGCTAGGCGTGCATCTCTATAAGCCAGAGAAACAATATTGACCTCTTTCCTAAAAACTATATTTGTTTCACCGGTCTTAAAAAGGTGGGAGCGTGGGGCAGTGGAGTACAGGGCAGTTAATAACATTCTGAATGTCGAAGGCAACACACCCAAATAAAGTTTTCAAGAAATAACGACTGTGTATTCGACAGGTGCCCCATCGTATGACGTCCTTAAATGTTGGCATCGGCCGTTTACATGCGCTCGGAACTTCGTCGAAATGGCACCGATTTCCGGTCGACCTCATTCAGCCATTGATAAGGACAATGTTGCAAAAATTAGGACAGTCATCTGCAGTATCACTGCATCACGACTCAAGAACTAGCAGGAAAGCTCTAGAACAATGTAAGGCCCATAGGGAATATTATTCAGGAACATCTGCACATGCGAAAGGCGTTGGCGCGTTGGGTGCTCTGCAGCCGTGAACATTTGCCTACGTGCCTTAAAAACGTACACTATTTTTATGTCATATTGATTACACTGGATGAAACATGGGTTTATTGCTATGAATCAGAAGAAAAATTCCAGTTTAAACCATGAAAGCCCTTCAACTCACCCACCCCAAACAAGGCACCCATGTAACCTTGAGCAAGCAAGGTGATGCTGACGGACTTTTTTTTAGATCAGCAAGAAGTGGTGATATCAGAGTTTCTGCCGAAAGGTGCCACCATAACGGGGACCTATTTTGCTAAATTGCCGACAAAAGTAAGGGAAGCCTTCAAAATGATCAGGCGTGGCATTCTGTACTAATAGGCGTTGTTTCACACGCCTGAATCTGCATTTCATGGTGCGACACAATGTCCAGCATGCTTAACCATAGTGCCAGGTAGAGCTGTCTGAAAAAGTGTTCCAAATAATAGGTACTGGTATTGAAACACTGTTCCAGCTAGCAGTGGCTAGTTTCACCTGAACAAGGTTTCATATACTTATTCTTATTTACTTAAAAAGCAAGAAATTCCAATATATGGAAAGCCATTTCATAGATTTTGCTATGGTAAGTGGAATACTGTTTCAATTAGGTGAGTATAAAATATTTGAAAGAAGTTTTGTCTTATCACTGGAGGCTGAGCACACCGAGATTAAAAGTGCTGACACGTCAGGTTGACAGCCGTCAGCATTACAGCGTTTATGTGATCGAGGCCGTTCTAAGCAAGGCAAGCTAAAACCGCTTTCTTTACTCAACAGGAGAGCTATATGTTTCACACATACACGTATCCGTCTAACACAAACCACACGCAACATAAAATTTAACAAATGTGCATATCCAAGCACCTGTTCAaatttatgtgaagcgaagcGTTAGTGAAATGCTTCTTCAAAAGCGGTACACCTAAATTGGATTGCGtataattgttgttgttgttttttcatcaTATGCAAACTGTATTTCGATGCAATGTTCGagtttatgcactacaccgcaCACAAGCTATGCCGGAAGGCAAATATCAAATCAGGCAAGCGCACAACGTATGTGATGTATGACGACTCTATTTAACTACATTTAAGCACTTCATGCCAAAGAATAACTTGAGTTGAATTGAATTATAGagatttacgtgccagaaccacggtctgattatgaggcatgccgtacggcatgcctcataatcagaccgtggttctggcacgtaaataTTCGGGAGTACCCCACTAGagtcagattaattttgaccacctggggttccttaacgtgcacttatatctaagtacactgggccgcgattttgtagcgaggacttatgacttattctatactagtcttatcacccaccgctcccagccggctgatcccgttgataacgagagcagaccgtcgctcggaccactgacaaagcgcgataagcgcgaaaaggcattattaccggaatcGCATCGCTACAGAATACCGGCCCTGGTGTCATTctatttcggccccatcgaaatgcggccgccgtgggcgggatttgatcccgcgacctcgtgctttgtgAAGTACCACCGTAGCCGCTAAGCTACCACAGCGGGTACTGACTAACTGGCGGCTCGGCCAGTTGGTGTGGTTTATTCTGTGGGCTGCGCGATGTAGCCTTAGCGAAGAAGGAAGGCACGTACAACACGACAGCGAATTCTCAGCTGGTATTTTTATTGAAAGTTGTGCGGTGATCTACAAGGATTGAACATCTGGTTTAAGCTTCACTTGGTAGTAAATGTAAATaagcaaaacaattttttttttcacagaaattGTACCAAACAACCGCTAGCATTTCGTTTAAATAACGGGCTTCGTACGTAACGCACTTGGTGTTGTTGGTGATATTTTCACTATTGCCGCCAGTGATCGATGTTGCCGCCAGTTTCAATGAATCAATTATCTTACAACTATGTCATTTCAGCGGGAAGTTATATCGACCATGCGAGTATGAAATTGAATTGGCGAATATGGGAGGTCGGATGCCAGTTTCTGTGTAAAAAAGGAACGGGAAGTAGAGCTGAGAGCCTCGGCAATGCCGCAGAGGCACACGGTTGCTATACTGCTCTCTACCAAACAGCGAACTATACTTTGTCACCCATGTAGCTGCCAATACAAACAGGGCCCGCCAGAGACTGGCGAAGCCACAAGAAGTTGTTATTGAGAGTGCCTTGCTGTCTGTAAACTATTTGGACGGATAGAATAAAATTAACATCTGGTACATTtctaaataaacaaataaataaatagcaagaGAGTTAAGCGACCTCTTTTCAGGGACCGCAGGGCTCTAAACGCTGTGAGCATTCCCTTACAGGCTCTCTTGCCGGAACTGCGTGCAAGCACTTTGCGTACGGATTGATTACAGCTGCGGCGCAAACGAAAAAGGGGGTTGCATGACCGGACGGCAAGACCAGGTTACTAATGGTAAGGTACTCTGTAACGTGAGTTGCTTGTATTTGTGTGTTAAGCGGTTTGTTACTGTAAGCGTCCGTTACCGGATGCTTTCGCAACATTTGTAGCGGCTAGCCGACTTCCATGCACACGAGCTTAACCTCGATGTGGTCACGTGGTCACGTTGAGTTCATTACCCCCGAAGCAAGGCCGATTCAAAGCCGTACAAAACTGAACACGTTAGCCCACGCTGAATGCAGCGTGACCAGCCTATACTGGAAGCAAGACCGCAAGGAGAACAGAATGCAAGGTATGTTTTGCAGCATTGTTTCCTGCGTGCCAGTCTCCTAGATCTGGAATACCATAAAAAACAATGCGTATGGGGGATAAAATGCGTGCGTACAGGTTCAACCGGGAAAGGAAAAAGAGTCAAATTCGATCCTTCTTTATTAATCTTCTCTTTATTGGCCGTGTAAAGCCTGTGCTCATGCGTCTTATTCTGTACGTTTTTCCTGGTCTTCATAGGGAACTGTAATAAATTTGTTGTGAGTGATAGCACCCGTGGTATCTGGTCTTCTGTTATTTGTTTCTGTGTTACTTGCGGTACAACTGGTTCACCAAGAATAAACACTTTTTCGTCATTTGAACATATTCGTCTTTCAGCATTCGCTTTTGTTACAGGTTTCACGTGACTCTGGTGCATGTGTTCGTGAATGCTGTATTTGAAACACGCCATCAAATACGGACATTATCTTTAGTTGCACAAGAGCATTAGATTTTTGGAACTCTTCAGGAACATCTGTTTTGTCTTTGTGTATTTATGTTTTATGCGTGTCGTGAACTTTAGAACATGTTGTCGCTTTATGGTTTTCTCTATTCTTTGTTTGAAACTATTACATGGTTCTCGGCACACCTATGAATTAGGAGGAGTATATAGCTGGCACCGTCGACAGACACCAACCTTGTCTTCAATGcagataataataaaaaattgtcTCACGTATCTTATCAGTGTGTGCCAGTTGCAGCAGCATATCCCGAGTCATTACAAAGGGGAATGTTGGACGTGATACATGAACACTAGTTCATGGTATATCTTACAGACGTTATAAGTTCCACTGAAATTATAGCATTGTTACTCATACGCCACATTTGATTCTGAAATATTTTCTTACAGGGGCAACACATGCTACAACGCCTGCTGTCGCTGCTTTTTTCATGGCTCTCATGGTCTCCTGCTTCGCTTTTCCATATGAAGAATGCCTAGGTAAACAATAAATTGCGCAAGATGGCTTGATTCACTGATTACCTGCGAACTTGAATTGGCATAAAGGTCCATCTGCACAAGACATGCGTATATATAATTTGGCTTAGAAAACTGCAAAAAAACTGACAAGCCAGGGACTCAATATTTCGCTGACTAGTGAATGTTTTCTGAAAAGAATAGAACATGTTCCTTTGTATTCGAACCTTCCAAAGACAATAATTCACTTAATAAATTAATGCAAAATAGGTACTAGAGACTAATGCTTAAGCCCAGTTTAAAGCCTTGATTCTTTTTGTCATAGCTCAACACTAGATAGGCCTACACAGATCCCTGCGTCTGTTTCCACACGCATCCTCAGGCCTCCCTCAGACAGCTGCCCCaatgcgtgaaaaaaaaagagccatAGCTAACGACTATCGCATCCACAAGATGCTCATGTAGACGTTACTCAATTTTACAAGTGAAATGACTGGGTGAAATATTTTGCCGTCTCGAGACGCGAAAGCAGTACAAGGAGGAGAATTATCAAATTATGTATGTGACAGCGCTTTTTTAAAGCTGTACCCTTCAGACAGCAGCGATACAGGGCGAAGGGAGGTTCCAGCAGCTGATAATTGAACACATCATTTAGTCACGAAACCTTCAGTGTGATACATCGCTGCACCAATTTTAGTGCATAGATTATTCGAGAGTAGCTATACCAAAAAATATCAAACAAGGGCTACGAGTTACTAAATCAACTCACCTTTTGTGCAAAAAAATGTTGCTTTCAAATGAATATATTCTGCACTTTCTGTAGTAAATCTCGCATAGAAgcttttttttgtaatattgCTTAGCATCCTAAGCTCGACGTACAAAAGATATTTTCTTTTCAATCTAAATGTCGATTCAATGGCAGAGCGCTACAGGTAGTTCGTAGTGTATGTCAACATGCAATATGTCAGGCTATGTATGTCTACTGCCGGCTCAAGGCCTCCAACAGTTATTTCCAATTACCCATCTCTTGTGCCAGCTGACACCACCttatacctgcaaatttcctcatttcatcataCAACCTACAGTTCTCTGCAGTCACCGACTGCACTTCCTTTTTCTTGACACCCATTCTGAAACTCTTGTAGACCTGGCCCACGCTTTACAGGGCCTGCCAAACTCCACCTCTTCCACCTAATTTCAACTAGATTATCAGTTATAGCCGCATTTCCTTTCTAATCCACACCGTTGTCTTCACGGCCCTTAACGTCATGCCTATCCCGTCTATTAGGCATTACGCCTATCAGGGTGTTGACGTGTGGAGTAGCGGTAGAATATATAAACTTTAACAAGGCTATGATTTATGTACTCTTACACAAAAATGAAGAACTTAGCGTGTTATCGTTATTATTTTCAGAGCACCAGCTCGTACCCGATGCTGCCATCAACAATGCCGTCCTTGCACTCACAAAGGGTGAACACTCGACCGATGGCTCTGTGTTTGAGAAATGGAGCTCGGGCCCTCTCATCGTGAACGTGACATCATGGCACTCCAACATAGAGAACGCTTTACAACCATTCACGCGATCCTGTGAAGGAGGAGACACCACGGTAGATGCAGAGTTTGAGGTCAGCTGGGTCGTGAGTGCACAGATGTGTGTCGGCGGTAAAGAAGAAGATGTATTGGGCGCTGTTGACGTTGTTTTAAGGTCAAGCGGTGGCGAAGGTGCGGTTCCAGTTGAGCATGTTTTCTGCAAACGAAACTTTCACGCTGCACCCACTGGCTGCGCGGGCGACGTGGCCAGGAACTGCCTCGGCGAGCGTTTACAGCGTCGCTCATGGATATTACGGGGGACCCGTGGACGTTCTCGCCAGCCTGCTTGCTAAACTCTACGCGTTTGAGATACTGAGCTGGAACTCGGCGCGTTCCGTCATTACAAAGCTTTTCGTAGACAGAGCAAATGAAATGGGCCCTTTTTATGTAGAGTTTTAGCAGATTTCTTTTTATAATATCCCGTTCAGGTGACAAGGCTCCACGTTGAAACTGTAGTTTCACTCCATCTGAGGACCATGAGATGCGTACAGCTGCAGAACAGATGAAGCATATTTAATTATTAAGTTAATTTTGTCAGGTTAAGAGAATGTGAACTTCATTCTAGAACTCTTTATACTAACGCCAGGTACGAGAACGTAGACTATTGTATGACTAGCACACATGAAAAGCCCTTGTCCATACACTCGAGAAATATGCTTTATGAAAAAACGTTGCGAAATACACTGGACCAAATGAACCCGCTGTATAACCCGCCCGATTATATGGTGGCGTCGTGGCGGTGGCATTACACTGCTAACCCCGAGGGCACAGGAATAAATCCCAGCCACGGTGGTCCCATTCATATGAGGGNNNNNNNNNNNNNNNNNNNNNNNNNNNNNNNNNNNNNNNNNNNNNNNNNNNNNNNNNNNNNNNNNNNNNNNNNNNNNNNNNNNNNNNNNNNNNNNNNNNNgactcgtcagttgtgaatctcttgcgcagttatcttcttggtagatcctgttatgttaacgtcaatggccaaacgtcttcttcttacatggcaactagcggcgtccctcaagggtcagtattaggaccactcctttttttaaattttaattaatgacgttctttctgttattcggaactcttctttccttatatatgccgatgacatcaagattttaaagaaaattcacactgttgatgactgtcgcgccctgcagtctgacctgttttccttttctaaatggtgcaaggataataaccttaccttgaatgctgctaagaccaaagtcatgactttcacacgcaaaacagcaagtatttctttttcttattctgtagattctgtgccgttgtgtaaggtctgggagatcaatgatcttggtgtactttttgatgcaaccttacacttttcggctcacactagacgtgttgcaatgcggggtatgcgctctcttggttctgtatgcagactatccagggaattcaagtctcctacaccgttccgcaaattatacacaaccatctgtcttcctccactcgaatatgcgtcggtcgtctggaatggctcttctagatccaacagtgacattatagatcgtgtccataaaaagtttctaagcatatataatcaccgctttgcaaacctggacattgcaccctgtactagcactgttggattgttgtcattgccctcacttcgcgaccgacgtaatcgcgctgacctcctgtttctctttaaactccttcacggtaacctcacgtgccccgaacttctcagctatgccatgttccgtatcccacgcaaggtcaccagagaacatagacctttccatgttcctgcctgtcatcacgaacactcaactgtccacagaatacataatctttataacgcttacttttgtgaacttgatatctttcataagtccttgtcatcgttcttttccgagctttgccttgtgttataatttcatgtattgttcaagtgcccttctcctctttttcttttgtatttactttgcgctttcttgtcggtactctcttcttttcacaattttattttattcatttattttttaatgattttcccccgagtgttttgtttttggtttgtaatgtatgcgtgcgccatgcactcagaccttagggttgttcctgggcacgttaaataaacatgattgattgattgattgattattattattgttattattattcgAAGCCTTCTTCACCTCGCCGCGGTATTGCACTTCACCGGATTGACCCacgcgcatcttttttttttatcgttgaCGCACAAACACGAAAAATACGTATAACTCtcgccataaacagcttcgctgtaaagcacAAGGGAAATAAAAGCGGAAACAGAAACTgccaccttcttttttttttctctcgtgctTTTATCTTGAGTATAGCAGTACTTCGAATAGCCCTAGTTATGGGTCATAAAGAAAGCAAAGGACAAGAATACCGAAAAGGATGTGTTTGCCTTCTTTTGGTGTCGGTGCCGTTATCTCTTCCTATCTAATTCAAGTGTCGCCAATCGCATGGCTGCGTCACGCGCGCGAAAAATGATGCCGGACACGTGGCAGGCCAGGGTTGAAGAGACGCCGAAGGATGACCGTTGGATGCTTGACCTAGCTGGCGTACTTTCGAACGGGCGTAAACGTTGCTGTAACGGCGATGGCACTCCTTGTACGGACTACGAAAGGGTCTCCGCGTAGTGCCTTCCCTCACCGcaggtcggtcggttggtcggtcaCTGCAAAATGCCGTTgagcagaaaaaaacaacaactatgCAGATCGAACGCACATGTAggaaatctatgtgaagcgaagttgtgaagcggttaatcaaacGCTACAAGTAAATAAAACACGTCGCTTGGCTAGTCGGCGCATGAATAATTATCAGAATTGTGGCGTAGTAAAAAACGAGGGACGACTGAAGCACCGTAGACCGTCTGGCACTTCCGAATGATTTACTTTCAGAAACACACATGTTATATACACAGGTGAACAGCACATGCGCAACACGCACAATCAAAAGCGATATTACAGAAAGTTATATTCGTTGCTGTGGATTAAAATACAAGGTTCACTTACACACGAACCACCTTTCCTTCTGATGAAGTAAGTCTGAGCAACTCACGTGCAACCGCATGTCACGACTTCGTTTTATAATGCGAGTAGCTGATAGTGCGGGTTCACACGTGCAATACTTACAGTGATGAGGAAGGTGTGAGCCAATCTCGGTCGCCGCGGACAGCGCGTGCTCCCGTAAGCGATCATTTACGCATCGGCCACTTTGGCCGATGTATACCTTGCCGCAGCTTAACTGAATTTCGTAAACTACTGCCACAGACCACTCCACAAAGACCTAGCATGCATCTTTTCACAACTATGTTTTTTTTCCTGCTTCCATTACACGCCTGCGCATCTTAGATAGTTTGCATGGCTCAGAGAAAACCACTGGCGCGCACGTCATACCTTGAAAGCTACCTTCTTTAGATAATGTGCCACTCTGTGACAGTACGGCATGACTACAGGTCGTGTCTCCTTCTGCTGACACTGAATGCCGGAACTCGTAGGCTTACATTTGAACTTGTTTAACAGTGCTTCAGCGACGAAATTAAGATAGCACCACACTTGGCTGAAATGAGGCGGGAAACTTGCAAATCGAAACTAACTCGTGCGGCGTGATCGAGATATTTCGTTAGGGCCGATTCCAATCTCGCAGATGCGATCGCTCGTTTTACTGTCATGAAATGGACGCAGTCAAAGGGCAAAACTACCCTGCGCGCACGGGGACTGGTACATACAAAAGAATTGTCAAACGCATCATATAACTACCTCAAAACTGAAGAGCTGTTATCAACACGCGTCTCGTGAGTAAAATTAAGGTCCTTTCCCATGTTCTTTAAAAAACACCCATAACATCTAACACACGTTGCTCAAACGATACATCGGAGGCCATTATTGAAACAATTAAAAAGTTATCTACATATCTAAAGGTGGGAGATACCTTGCAGTCATCTAAAACCTTTTCTAAACCTGCACTGATGCTGGTCAAAAAATGTTACAGGTGCCACGCACGACCGGATGCAAATGCCTGTCTTCTGCGCGAAAGGCAACTGATTCCCAAATCGACGACTGTTGCACCGAGGTAAAACTCTAACGAGGCTAAAAACGTTTCCACAGGCAAGCCATCTCCATTCTGAAATGCAATGTCCCCGTTCGCCTCATTGCACAAGCGCACCGCCTTGAATAACTCTTTGTGAGGAATGAATAAATCAAGTCTTCGACATCGAGTAAAAATGCATAGCCAGTAGATAAGTTACCTTCCGGGAAGGTTATGATTCCACGAGATTAATTTACTATAAAGGAATCATTCAGTTCACTACAGTGCCCATAGAACAGCTATGGAGCCTTCGTGCTGGTGCAGTTAAAAAGTAGTACGCAAGACAAAATGTACAAGTGATAAGAATAGTagaactactactactactaatagttttactactactaataataatctttattacaAATAAGCAACCTGTAGAGATATCTTTGCtaggtctgccgaagccttccgtGGGTTTGTATGGCCGAAACCTGGCAGTCGTGGCAATGCCTTTTTTAACGTTATTACAAGATAAATGTActtaaacttaaaaaaaaagaaaaaaagaagaacgtaTCACAGGATCCTCAGATAAACATGCCTCGTAAACAGCACTTAATGTTCAGATGAAAGCACGTAGCACACAGTAATCATTCAAATGGAATAAAGATGGAACAAGATATAAACAGAGTTAGAATTCCCAtcgagaacaaaaaaagaaatgtagtGAGAACAGTGCGGATAACATCCTTGCATTAATTCTGGCAAATATCACACTATAACAAACAAGACTGTATAGATTAAAAAACTTCTATCATTGCTTTCAGGGCTGCTTTTAATCCCGACAAATTTCGCTGATCCAGTACTGAACTGGGAATGTTATTAAAACAGCTGGGGAATATAATACCTCCTTTGTCCTTTTTCATAacgagttcttgtccgaggaacTACATATCTGGGATGTTTACGCAGAGCAACACTCTCATGGACAGGTTCGCGGAAATAATTGCTATAGAAATATTACAGTTGTCGAATGAAAGAAGGACTCAAAATCAAGCATTTCTAAATCTCGAAATAAGTTATCCGTGGTTTGGTTGTACGCAGCACTTTTTAGCACGTGTTTCAATAGGCTGTCAACTTTATATTTCCGAAATCCGCTGCCTGTAAACAAACAGCAAATGCCGTACCTTATATGgataactaataataataataataataataataataataataataataataataataataataataataataataataataataataataatactataataataatatatagcTATTCGAATTTTACACAATTTTATGGGACCGTAAGCCGCGTATGGTTAGCGCTACTTGAACAGTGATAGTCTAGTCGCAAAAGGGtgtgaagtttgaagtttattgtcGTAAAATACATCTCTAGAAGTGGGTATGATATCGTGCAGGAGTTCCCATAGTGAAAACAGTGTAGGGTGACCTCCTATAATCTGTTACATGATATGTAAAACTACTAAACAGCAAGAAGAATAATAAAAGAACTGTTACAATAAAATACGAGTAGTAACACAACTATGAATAATACAAC encodes the following:
- the LOC125946548 gene encoding uncharacterized protein LOC125946548, giving the protein MQGATHATTPAVAAFFMALMVSCFAFPYEECLEHQLVPDAAINNAVLALTKGEHSTDGSVFEKWSSGPLIVNVTSWHSNIENALQPFTRSCEGGDTTVDAEFEVSWVVSAQMCVGGKEEDVLGAVDVVLRSSGGEGAVPVEHVFCKRNFHAAPTGCAGDVARNCLGERLQRRSWILRGTRGRSRQPAC